Sequence from the Thermocoleostomius sinensis A174 genome:
ATGGAGAACTACCCTGCGATTATGATGTGCTTGTTTCCTTTACCGGAGTTGGGCCTAAGTGTGCTAATTTAGCGCTAGGAATTGGCTGTGGGCAGTCCCGCATCAGTGTTGATGTTCATGTGCATCGTGTTACCAATCGCTGGGGATATGTGCAAACGCGCACACCGGAGAAAACCCTTGCCGCCCTAGAACAAAAACTACCCCAAACCTATTGGGTTGAACTCAACGAATTGCTGGTTCCGTTTGGCAAACATATCTGTCGCGGCAACTTTCCTCGTTGTTCCACCTGTCTACTATTGGAGATGTGTCAGCAGGTGGGAGTAACAGCCCACCATTAGCCAAGTAACAAGTAATAGAATGATCGATACTGACCGTCTCATCCAGGATATTTTGAGTTAAACGGTCTTGATGCTATCTGCTAAACAAGTGTCAAATTCTTTGCTTAAATAAGCAAGTTCTCAATTTAAGTGAAGTTTTTGTAAACTGTTTATCCATGCGATGGCTTTAAAGCCATCCCCACGTTTAAGGTATAGGTTCAGATGGGTCAGTGTGCGAGTCAGGGCTGGATCGGTACGCCAAGGTTAAAGGTTGGTTGTGAACGGTCAGTTGCTTGAAGTCGTTTCATGAAGATGGGGTGCGTAACCTGTGGAACGTTCAAGTAGCGAGGGGTGAGTCTTCCGAATTGTCCTCTCTCAGATTTTATCTAGCTTCTAAGATAAATCTGGTTTTTCAGCGGCATCCAACTTGACTGTGATGCAATGGGTTGCTCGGGGCGTAATGAGCCTGTCCGAGTGGGCATTATTGCCACCTTATTATTTCCTTGTCTTTGTTTATCTACATTTTTATTGGTTTGGGTGCATTCCAAGTTTTCAATCCCTCTTCATTCTCCGCTTCTACTGTCAAGCTGAGAGCAGAACTTAGAGAAGGGCTATAAACGTGGGATGTACTCATCGTTTTTCCTGTTATGGGTTTTCAATTTATGGGTTTTCAACTATATAGATCACCTACTCGGCATTGTAGTTAGCTTCACTGTTTCGGCTCTCAACTTCGATGCTAAATGTCTTCTGGTTTCACTCTAAATTTTTGCCGATGTATGGATATACCAGTCACCGATCGCTTTGCTTTTCAAGCACAAGAATTGCCCCAAAAACTCAATCAAGTTTTAGAAGAAACCCTGACCGGATATTGGCGGTGTGAGTTACTCAGGTTCGATCGCAAGCGTCGCATAGAGCCGTTCTATGTGGGGTTATTGAAAGGGCGAGTTGTCTGTTCAGGACAGCAGATTTCTTGGCAAACCCTGCTTGAGGTACTTCAGCGCTATATTCCTCGGTTTCGCAACGAAGCGGTTCACTCACTCTTGGCCGTTCGTCAGGAGTTGAGTCTTACTTCACAAAGCACTAAACCAACTGGCTTACCTGAACTGTTTGAGGAATGCTATCGCCTCAACTTAATTAGTCCGCAGGAAGTTTCAGAAGCAATGCGGTTGAAAATTCTAGCGGATTTCGACACCTATTTATTTGATTATCCAGGGCAAGCCCAATTTATTCCATCGTTTCACCTAGGCGATCAAGTGCCGATCGCTGGCTTTAACCTGCGAGAGTTATTGATCGAAGCGAAGCAGCGACAAGTTTGGTGGAACAAGCTCCAAACTCAAATTCCTTCAATGAGTTGTGTTCCTGTGTTGAATCAACGTGCTGTTCAAGCTTCAAACTTGACCCCAGAGCAAAAGCAACGCCTAGAGTCCTTGACTTCGATGGGCAAAAGCTTGGATGAGCTTGCCATTGCCTTTGCTCAAGATTCATTAGAAATTGCCAAAGTGTTTGCCAAATTGATGAGCGAAGGGTTGCTAACACTGACTTCATCAACCCATTCGTCAAAGGTCCCTCCGGCGGTTCATTCTCGTGCAACACCAGAAATTTTAGTTGTCGATGATTCGCCACTCTTGCTGAAGCAGTTTGAGAATTTGGTGACACGCTGGGGATACCAAGTGAACACCTCAATCAATCCAGAAACCGTGATTGAAAAGATGCTAGACATCCATCCGGCGATCGTTTTTTTAGATATCAATATGCCCGGTATCAGTGGGTTTGATTTGGTCAAACAAATTCGTCGCTGTCCTGAATTTACAACTATTCCCTTGATTATATTAACGGCAGAGAAAACATTGACCAACAATTGGCGTGCCCGCTGGAGTGGATGTCGCTTTTTATCTAAGCCCTTAGCCGCAAGCGAAGTGTCTCAGTTTCAGATGGAACTTCGGTTATTACTAGAGGAAATGGTTCCTTTGCCTGCCTCTGGCTTCACACGTCCGGCCTACCAAAGCGAAAATCATTATCAGCTTAGAGACAGTTCAGTTTAGGAGAGACCATTGTGCGTTTTTTAGTGGTGGATGATAGTGCAGTCGATCGACAATTTTTAGCATCAATGTTGGAAGAGTTGGGGCACCAAGTTGATGTGCATGACAGCACAACTGGCGTCCTTGAGAAGCTAGAAATGGGTGAGTATGCCTCAATGTTTCTAGACATTGTGATGCCAGAGAAGGACGGCTATAAGTTTTTGCGAGAGTTACGCTTGAACCAACGCACCTCGAATCAACATGTGATCTTCTACTCAAGTAAGAGAACAGCACTAGAAGTGAGCTATGGACTGAAACAAATTGGAGTTAATGATTATTTAACCAAGCCCATTACCCGTGAACGACTTGAGCAAGCTTTACGCAGAATCTGAAGTGACTATGAACGCCGTTAATTCCCTGCTTGGAATCGAAGAGTTTGAGGATGTAAGAAACCTTGAAGGAGTCCCTTGCAATTCATCAGCCAATCAATCTGATAGTGACAAGCTCATTGAATCAGATGCTCAATCAATAACCACACCCGTCACGGAAGCAACTGCGGAACTAGACATTGAGTTAGACAATGAATTAGAGGGTGAATTGATTGCTAAACTCAATTCTCTTTCATTTTCTCTACAATATCGCTACTTAATCACTCAAATTGAACACCAGCAATTCGCCTTTCCTTTAAACTGGGTGGCTGACCTAATTCTGATCGAGCAGTCGCAGATTCTTTCATTACCTTTCTATGGACCGATGCTGCTTGGAGTGCTTCATTATCGGGGCGAGGTAGTTCCCCTCGTTGTTGCACCATTGACACCCTTTACAGACATCGCTACAGTCGCTCGACGCTTGAGGACAAAACACACAGTAACCGCCGTTCGGCTGAATCAATCTGTTGGTAAACTTGCCGGTATTGGTATCGTTGTCGATCGCGTCATTGAACGGATGTCCAGTGTTCCTGCATCAGTTCCTGCAATTGAACCTCCCTCTCTTCGAGTATTTCAACTAGAAGACATTCCTGCAAGTATTTGGCAGCCTCGTTAACCATATGCGATCGCGGTGCAGTTCTTGTCATTACATCATTACGGTAGTTTAGATAACCAAGTATGTCCTCATGAAACTTAGAAGTAAGGTGTTATTTGTATTGAGCCTGGGACTCATTGGGTTATCTGGAAGTTTTTATGTGATTTCCAGAACTCTCTTAACCAGCGGTTATGCTCAACTAGAACAACAGCAGACTGATCAAGACGTTCAACGGGTTTTAGATGCCCTGTCACAAGAGGTGGATAACGTTTCTCGGTTTGCGCTTGACTATGCAAAATGGGATGAAACCTATCGATTCATTGAAGATAGAAATCAAGAATATATTGACAGCACCTTCACGAACTACATCGATGCCTTACAGATGAATGCCATCCTGTACGTAGATGACTCCAACAAGGTTGCTTTCTCGTTGGGGGCTGATCTGGCTGCGGGCAAAGAAGCTTCTGTGTCTCAAGCGCTGCTCAATCAACTGAACCCAGCAGGGGCGTTGGTAAAACACGCTGATCCTCAAAGTTCAACTGCTGGAATTGTTCAATTACCTGAAGGCCCCATGCTGATTGGTTCTCGTCCGATCGTTACCTCCGAAGGAGAAGGACCCATTCGCGGTAGTGTAATCATGGGGCGCTATCTCAATGATGAATTGTTACAAGAACTGGGTAGACGCACCAAATTACCAAATCT
This genomic interval carries:
- a CDS encoding response regulator, translated to MDIPVTDRFAFQAQELPQKLNQVLEETLTGYWRCELLRFDRKRRIEPFYVGLLKGRVVCSGQQISWQTLLEVLQRYIPRFRNEAVHSLLAVRQELSLTSQSTKPTGLPELFEECYRLNLISPQEVSEAMRLKILADFDTYLFDYPGQAQFIPSFHLGDQVPIAGFNLRELLIEAKQRQVWWNKLQTQIPSMSCVPVLNQRAVQASNLTPEQKQRLESLTSMGKSLDELAIAFAQDSLEIAKVFAKLMSEGLLTLTSSTHSSKVPPAVHSRATPEILVVDDSPLLLKQFENLVTRWGYQVNTSINPETVIEKMLDIHPAIVFLDINMPGISGFDLVKQIRRCPEFTTIPLIILTAEKTLTNNWRARWSGCRFLSKPLAASEVSQFQMELRLLLEEMVPLPASGFTRPAYQSENHYQLRDSSV
- a CDS encoding chemotaxis protein CheW, coding for MNAVNSLLGIEEFEDVRNLEGVPCNSSANQSDSDKLIESDAQSITTPVTEATAELDIELDNELEGELIAKLNSLSFSLQYRYLITQIEHQQFAFPLNWVADLILIEQSQILSLPFYGPMLLGVLHYRGEVVPLVVAPLTPFTDIATVARRLRTKHTVTAVRLNQSVGKLAGIGIVVDRVIERMSSVPASVPAIEPPSLRVFQLEDIPASIWQPR
- a CDS encoding response regulator, producing MRFLVVDDSAVDRQFLASMLEELGHQVDVHDSTTGVLEKLEMGEYASMFLDIVMPEKDGYKFLRELRLNQRTSNQHVIFYSSKRTALEVSYGLKQIGVNDYLTKPITRERLEQALRRI
- a CDS encoding endonuclease III domain-containing protein; translated protein: MPSQPFDIDCVMQRLREAVAPYPKAAMFELAEQGYRSPFEQLIACVISIRTYDEVSLPVSRRLFERANTPAAMVYLTPNEIDQLIQPCTYHEPKSKQIWDIADRIMKQYHGELPCDYDVLVSFTGVGPKCANLALGIGCGQSRISVDVHVHRVTNRWGYVQTRTPEKTLAALEQKLPQTYWVELNELLVPFGKHICRGNFPRCSTCLLLEMCQQVGVTAHH